In one window of Verrucomicrobiia bacterium DNA:
- the tgt gene encoding tRNA guanosine(34) transglycosylase Tgt: MSAFSLLKTDGGARLGQLTTAHGVIETPVFMPVGTQGSVKAVSPRELVEMQFPIILGNTYHLFIRPGLKVFHTVGGLHRFNSWNGAILTDSGGFQVFSLAKLRKITEHGVHFQSHVDGTPLFLGPKEALDIQAILGSDIAMLFDECPPCPAEKSVVAEAVRRTLQWAEQAKEYLVSGNLPSSPTADRLHFAIVQGGTYTDLRQECAERLIELGFDGYAIGGVSVGEPQPEMFAAVEATTPHLPTTHARYAMGLGMPHQMVEMVARGVDMFDCVLPTRLARNGTAFVATGLLNLVNAEFTEDTNPIEKDCHCYACQNFSRAYIRHLLKAKEILGLRLVSLHNLHFYGELMRQIRKAIREERFDAFRKNFVSTFQSKN; this comes from the coding sequence GGTCAGTTGACCACGGCGCATGGGGTGATTGAAACGCCTGTTTTTATGCCCGTAGGCACGCAGGGTTCCGTGAAAGCGGTTTCACCTCGCGAATTGGTGGAAATGCAATTTCCGATTATTTTAGGCAATACTTATCATCTTTTTATTCGTCCTGGATTAAAAGTTTTCCACACGGTTGGTGGCTTGCATCGTTTTAATAGTTGGAATGGGGCGATTTTGACTGATAGCGGCGGGTTTCAAGTTTTTAGTTTAGCCAAATTAAGAAAAATTACTGAGCACGGCGTGCATTTTCAAAGTCATGTCGATGGCACGCCACTTTTTTTAGGGCCGAAAGAAGCACTGGATATTCAAGCCATTCTGGGTAGCGATATCGCGATGTTGTTTGACGAATGTCCGCCCTGTCCTGCGGAAAAAAGTGTTGTAGCAGAAGCCGTGCGACGCACTTTGCAATGGGCAGAGCAAGCTAAAGAATATTTAGTTTCAGGAAATTTACCTTCTTCGCCCACTGCCGATCGCTTGCATTTTGCTATTGTGCAGGGCGGCACTTATACGGATTTGCGTCAAGAATGCGCAGAACGTTTGATTGAGTTAGGTTTTGATGGTTACGCGATTGGTGGAGTGAGCGTGGGCGAGCCGCAACCGGAAATGTTTGCGGCGGTGGAAGCGACAACACCTCATCTGCCCACAACCCATGCGCGTTATGCGATGGGATTAGGCATGCCACATCAAATGGTTGAGATGGTGGCGCGCGGTGTGGATATGTTTGATTGTGTGTTGCCGACGCGGTTGGCGCGTAATGGAACGGCTTTTGTTGCTACGGGTCTTTTGAATTTGGTCAATGCCGAGTTTACTGAGGACACGAATCCGATTGAAAAAGATTGTCACTGTTATGCTTGTCAAAATTTTTCTCGGGCTTACATTCGCCATTTATTGAAAGCGAAAGAAATTCTGGGGTTGCGTTTGGTCAGCCTGCATAATTTACATTTCTATGGAGAACTTATGAGACAAATTCGAAAGGCGATTCGTGAAGAGCGATTTGACGCTTTTCGGAAAAATTTTGTATCAACTTTTCAATCTAAAAATTAA
- the yajC gene encoding preprotein translocase subunit YajC: MMHYLLMAPPPSTTPGTQPTAPGWTSFVPILLMIVVFYFLLIRPQQKKAKDHQKMLESIDTGDEVITAGGIVGVVANRKDKTLVIKVAENVKIEVLKSAIQTVRKADNASSTQA; the protein is encoded by the coding sequence ATGATGCACTATTTATTAATGGCACCCCCTCCCTCAACCACTCCCGGCACGCAACCTACCGCGCCAGGCTGGACAAGTTTCGTTCCGATTTTGTTGATGATCGTGGTTTTTTATTTTCTTCTGATTCGTCCTCAACAGAAAAAAGCTAAGGACCATCAAAAAATGTTGGAATCCATCGATACGGGGGATGAAGTGATTACGGCAGGGGGCATAGTGGGCGTGGTGGCTAATCGCAAGGATAAAACTCTTGTTATCAAAGTGGCAGAAAATGTAAAAATCGAGGTTTTAAAATCGGCAATTCAAACCGTAAGAAAAGCCGATAACGCCAGTTCAACCCAAGCTTAA